From one Colletotrichum destructivum chromosome 3, complete sequence genomic stretch:
- a CDS encoding Putative asparaginase/glutaminase, L-asparaginase, asparaginase/glutaminase, active site 2: MQTRNLLLAASNLALGLAAPASPPAPLPAYNLLSSRETHFNASLPNITIFATGGTIAGSAASNAQTTGYQAGALGVDILIDAVPELRNVSNVSGVQVANVDSGSITPAILLNLTRLVQEALDDPYCQGAVVTHGTDTLEESAFFLQLAVRSEKPVVVVGAMRPATAISADGPINLLEAVTLAASPDARGRGTMVVLNDRIGSAFYTSKTHANSLDTFRAVEQGYLGFFLDIKPVFYYPPVLPLGHVYFNVSAATELPQVDILFGHQALNPAIAKAAVESGAKGLVLAGMGAGGWTTPGREALKTLAQENNTHIVVSSRTMGGFVEDSDAPNTYGGWNLNPQKARIMLQLALYSGYVSEQLETLFKYAP; the protein is encoded by the coding sequence ATGCAGACCCGGaatctcctcctcgccgcctcgaacctggccctcggcctcgccgccccggcTTCGCCTCCGGCCCCTCTCCCTGCCTACAATCTTCTCTCGTCCCGCGAGACGCACTTCAACGCCAGCCTGCCCAACATCACAATCTTCGCCACGGGCGGCACCATCGCCGGCTCCGCGGCTTCCAACGCCCAGACGACGGGCTAccaggccggcgccctcggcgtcgacatcctcatcgacgccgtccccGAGCTCCGCAACGTCTCCAACGTGAGCGGCGTCCAGGTCGCCAACGTCGACTCGGGGAGCATCACCCCGGCCATCCTCCTGAACCTCAcccgcctcgtccaggaggccctcgacgaccccTATTGccagggcgccgtcgtcacccaCGGCACCGACACCCTCGAGGAGAGCGCCTTTTTCCTCCAACTCGCCGTCCGGAGCGAgaagcccgtcgtcgtcgtcggcgccatgcggcccgccaccgccatcagCGCCGACGGGCCCATCAacctgctcgaggccgtcaccctcgccgccagccctgacgcccgcggccgcggcaccATGGTCGTCCTCAACGACCGCATCGGCAGCGCCTTCTACACCTCCAAGACGCACGCCAACTCCCTCGACACcttccgcgccgtcgagcagggctacctcggcttcttcctcgacatcaagcCCGTCTTCTACTACCCGCCCGTCCTGCCCCTCGGCCACGTCTACTTCAACGTCTCCGCGGCCACGGAGCTGCCCCAGGTCGACATTCTCTTCGGCCACCAGGCCCTCAACccggccatcgccaaggccgccgtcgagagcGGCGCAAAGGGCCTCGTGCTGGCCGGcatgggcgccggcgggTGGACCACGCCCGGCAGGGAGGCGCTGAAGACGCTCGCGCAGGAGAACAACACCCACATCGTCGTCTCCAGCCGCACCATgggcggcttcgtcgaggacaGCGACGCGCCCAACACGTACGGCGGCTGGAACCTCAACCCGCAAAAGGCTCGCATCATGTTGCAGCTTGCTCTGTACTCGGGGTACGTCTCTGAGCAGCTCGAGACGCTGTTCAAGTATGCGCCGTAG
- a CDS encoding Putative emopamil-binding protein translates to MAAEVVMNASIPLHPYYPSDAILPGYVANTFSAHELRAIFAAGATAILVPTYRLIKKTRPNLPNGEVATALWFTLSAFIHFFFEGYFSYNQANMPATVHIFGQLWKEYSLSDSRYLTQDSFIVCMETITAVFWGPLSFACAYCIVTAHPLRHPLQLIISLGQLYGDVLYFATCSFDKLVARIMYCRPEEFYFWCYYVFFNAFWIVIPFYLIVRSCVETKRAFEKAAELEGRSGKKNI, encoded by the exons ATGGCCGCTGAAGTCGTCATGAACGCCTCCATCCCGCTTCATCCGTACTACCCATCGGATGCGATACTCCCGGGCTACGTCGCCAACACCTTCAGCGCACACGAGCTGCGAGCCATCTTCGCGGCCGGCGCGACCGCCATCCTCGTGCCGACGTACCGCCTCATCAAGAAGACGCGCCCCAACCTTCCGAATGGCGAGGTCGCGACGGCGCTGTGGTTCACCCTGAGCGCCTTTATCCATTTCTTCTTTGAAG GCTACTTCTCCTACAACCAGGCCAACATGCCGGCCACCGTCCACATCTTCGGCCAGCTCTGGAAGGAATACTCCCTCTCCGACTCGCGCTACCTGACGCAGGACTCCTTCATTGTCTGCATGGAGACCATCACGGCCGTCTTCTGGGGCCCGCTGTCCTTCGCCTGCGCGTACTGCATCGTCACGGCGCACCCGCTCCGCCACCCGCTGCAGCTCATCATcagcctcggccagctctaCGGCGACGTGCTGTACTTCGCGACGTGCTCCTTCGACAAGCTCGTCGCCAGGATCATGTACTGCCGGCCCGAGGAGTTTTACTTTTGGTGCTACTacgtcttcttcaacgcgTTCTGGATCGTGATCCCGTTCTACCTCATCGTCCGGAGCTGTGTCGAGACGAAGCGGGCTTTtgagaaggcggcggagctGGAGGGGAGAtcggggaagaagaacatcTAA
- a CDS encoding Putative major facilitator superfamily, MFS transporter superfamily yields the protein MDKPASRSPEVLPLPGLAAPGRVPEAQSPPLAAADEATPKEPVSCLIESDAEISEKPVADGGSRDVSGDASALTTDQGDQEEEYITGVRLVLVLAALTFVVFLMLLDMSIITTAIPEITTAFNSLADVGWYGAAYNLCGAALQPFAGKLYTHLRSKQTFLGFLFVFEVGSLICAVARSSDVFIVGRAVAGMGSAGLFNGALTIIGATVPLQRRPFIVGVLIGVSNLGLVAGPLVGGAFTEFANWRWCFYINLPIGAVVAVLLFLIHIPSKITNPLALSQLPRHLDLPGFALFAPAAIMFLLALQFGGNEHPWDSAVVIGLFVGAGVTAALFLYWERRQGDDKAMIPLGLFKSRIVWVSGVVGAFNMSIALVSSYYLPMYFQSVKGATPFQGGVDVLPTILGQLVFAVVSGALVGKLGYYLPWVVFGAVASTIGNGLISTWTPSTGSGRWIGYQVLLGAGRGASMQMHIIAVQANSPPARLSVSMATLVFMQTFAGAIFLTAGEVIFSEGLGNNLAKYAPAVDARTVLVAGGTGFRDVVPEADLPGVVMAYSKSVSEVFYLLAGLGVVCFGLAWAMGWTDIRKKEAGKKGDV from the exons ATGGACAAGCCTGCCTCGCGCAGCCCCGAGGTGCTACCCCTGCCCGGCTTGGCAGCCCCGGGCCGAGTCCCAGAAGCACAGTCACCACCGCTGGCCGCTGCCGATGAAGCGACGCCCAAGGAGCCGGTTTCATGCTTGATCGAATCCGACGCTGAGATATCGGAAAAGCCCGTAGCTGATGGTGGTAGTCGTGACGTTTCTGGCGACGCGAGCGCCCTGACGACGGACCAGGGGGATCAGGAGGAAGAGTACATCACAGGCGTTaggctcgtcctcgtcctcgcggCGTTGACGTTTGTCGTGTTCCTCATGCTCCTCGACATGTCCATCATCACGACG GCCATCCCCGAGATCACGACAGCGTTCAACTCGCTGGCCGACGTGGGCTGGTACGGCGCGGCCTACAACCTATGCGG CGCCGCGCTGCAGCCGTTCGCGGGGAAGCTGTACACCCACCTGCGTTCCAAGCAGACgttcctcggcttcctcttcgtctttgaGGTGGGATCGCTGATCTGCGCCGTGGCCCGGTCGTCAgacgtcttcatcgtcgggcgcgccgtcgcgggGATGGGGTCCGCCGGGCTGTTCAACGGCGCGCTGACCATCATCGGCGCGACGGTGCCGCTGCAGCGGAGGcccttcatcgtcggcgtcttgATCGGGGTTTCGAAcctgggcctcgtcgccgggccGCTCGTCGGGGGGGCGTTCACCGAGTTTGCGAACTGGAGGTGGT GCTTCTATATCAACCTTCcgatcggcgccgtcgtcgccgttctTCTGTTCCTAATCCACATTCCCTCCAAGATCACAAACCCCCTCGCGCTCAGCCAGCTGCCCCGTCACCTCGACCTCCCGGgcttcgccctcttcgccccCGCGGCGATCATGTTCCTCCTGGCCCTGCAGTTCGGGGGCAATGAGCACCCGTGGGACTCCGCCGTTGTCATCGGCCTATtcgtcggcgcgggcgtgacggcggcgttgtttCTCTACTGGGAACGCAggcagggcgacgacaaggccatGATCCCCCTGGGCCTGTTCAAGAGCAGGATCGTGTGGGTGAGCGGGGTGGTCGGCGCATTCAACATGAGCATCGCGCTGGTGTCGAGCTATTACCTGCCAATGTACTTCCAGAGCGTCAAGGGGGCGACGCCGTTCCAGGGCGGGGTCGACGTTCTGCCGACCATCCTAGGCCAGCTGGTGTTTGCGGTAGTGTCCGGGGCGCTGG TCGGCAAACTGGGATACTATCTCCCCTGGGTTGTCTTTGGTGCCGTTGCGTCCACAATCGGCAACGGGCTCATCTCGACGTGGACGCCGTCCACAGGCTCCGGGAGGTGGATAGGCTATcaggtcctcctcggggCGGGCCGCGGCGCCAGCATGCAGATG CACATCATCGCGGTTCAGGCGAACTCGCCCCCGGCGCGCCTCTCCGTGTCGATGGCGACCCTGGTGTTCATGCAAACCTTTGCTGGCGCCATCTTCCTgacggccggcgaggtcatcTTCAGTGAGGGGCTGGGCAACAACCTGGCAAAGTACGCCCCGGCCGTGGATGCGAGGACCGTCCTGGTGGCTGGGGGCACCGGCTTCAGAGACGTTGTCCCCGAAGCGGACCtccccggcgtcgtcatgGCGTACTCGAAGAGCGTCAGCGAGGTGTTTTACCTGCTCGCTGGGCTGGGCGTTGTCTGCTTTGGGCTTGCCTGGGCTATGGGATGGACTGACATCCGTAAGAAGGAGGCCGGGAAGAAGGGTGATGTTTAA
- a CDS encoding uncharacterized protein (Putative zn(2)Cys(6) fungal-type DNA-binding domain, transcription factor domain, fungi) — translation MSASVVRSTALRAGGACVRCRKGKTKCVYENGRAPCKNCAKGMHECYLPSESMAHHHGQSPARHTAAHRPARESLPASVPAGDVRAANPASTASRHVQTPEKLTPELIQECERVISKTYPACVAFHKPSFIQQLKNASLDPALIYALLTCAARSSPTLIRRYGGQSGATGAAEHFAAKAMGIINQNLDTPSLAEIQAICLIIIHEWGSRNAVRAYIYLGQASRMVQMYRILHSHHAAVSDADRFLQDESFRRVLWLLYILDCLLTSTPGRQPALSVNDTSDVSLPCSDMNFAFGNAVFVQTINLSDPSRLPTGTRTDEVGEFGQIVLATRIWRDVVQMLMTTTTETFNDNVCSGLMAEIERLRASLSMQYVDKPGQINLHITMGSGFTYAMLHCMLHCASIFINRRRLLQYVTAPGFNLESWRLTPQCHEIIDRLFTSCHSTIAMLTALEAGFDKEGIICFPIFMLFSSFTASATVAYLSLKGLTPPNAVETAGHIVRDGLHFMQDGVDTWPLISSWLRHLAVMHRVLGNDAGAASPSVGGTSVPPTAVPADQASVKDEAASNPDTNPDAMDYDQSSNAAAPQAPLNNHTASVSESGRDSGRDSEPPAPPPRRSGVTTINGGSGGVGTPASASPPPPQQQAEIKQSTEMLPQPPIGNGVQSSEPAASVPQDMTASELCSAFERQLLELDDLAAFMGGGV, via the exons ATGTCCGCCAGCGTCGTGCGGTCTACCGCCCTgcgagccggcggcgcctgCGTCCGCTGCCGCAAGGGCAAGACCAAGTGCGTCTACGAAAACGGTCGCGCTCCTTGCAAGAACTGTGCCAAGGGCATGCACGAATGCTATCTGCCCTCCGAGTCCATGGCCCATCATCACGGCCAGTCACCCGCCCGTCACACCGCTGCCCATCGCCCAGCGCGCGAGAGCCTGCCTGCCTCGGTTCCGGCCGGCGATGTTCGTGCCGCCAACCCGGCCTCTACCGCGTCTCGTCACGTCCAGACACCCGAGAA ATTGACTCCGGAGCTCATCCAAGAATGCGAACGCGTCATTTCCAAGACGTACCCGGCCTGTGTTGCCTTCCACAAGCCGTCATTCATTCAGCAACTCAAGAACGCCTCTCTTGACCCGGCCCTCATTTACGCTCTGCTCACGTGCGCTGCTCG GAGCTCCCCCACTCTCATTAGGCGCTATGGCGGACAATCCGGCGCGACCGGAGCCGCCGAGCActtcgccgccaaggccatggGCATCATCAATCAGAACCTCGACACCCCCAGCCTGGCGGAGATCCAGGCCATCTGCTTGATCATCATCCACGAGTGGGGCTCCCGCAATGCTGTTCGTGCTTACATCTACCTGGGCCAGGCTAGCCGCATGGTCCAGATGTACCGCATCCTCCACAGCCACCATGCCGCTGTCAGCGATGCCGACCGCTTTTTGCAGGATGAGTCGTTCCGCCGCGTGCTCTGGCTGCTGTACATCCTCGACTGCCTGCTCACCAGCACACCGGGCCGACAGCCGGCACTGTCCGTTAACGACACTTCCGATGTCTCTCTGCCTTGCTCCGACATGAACTTTGCCTTTGGCAATGCCGTCTTTGTCCAAACCATCAACCTGTCGGACCCCAGTCGCTTGCCCACCGGCACACGCACCGATGAGGTGGGCGAGTTCGGCCAGATCGTCCTGGCCACACGCATATGGCGCGATGTGGTCCAGATGCTGATGACCACAACGACCGAGACGTTCAACGACAACGTCTGCTCCGGCCTCATGGCGGAGATTGAGCGTCTACGTGCCTCTCTTTCGATGCAATACGTCGACAAGCCTGGTCAAATCAACCTGCACATCACCATGGGCTCTGGCTTTACCTACGCCATGCTTCACTGCATGCTTCATTGCGCATCGATCTTCATTAACCGCCGCCGACTGTTGCAATATGTAACGGCTCCTGGATTCAACCTCGAGAGCTGGCGCCTGACGCCCCAGTGCCACGAGATCATTGACAGACTCTTCACCTCGTGCCACAGCACCATTGCCATGCTGACGGCGCTTgaggccggcttcgacaaGGAGGGCATCATCTGCTTCCCCATCTTCAtgctcttctcttccttcacGGCCAGTGCCACGGTCGCCTACCTGTCTCTCAAGGGCCTCACCCCTCCCAACGCCGTTGAGACGGCCGGCCATATTGTGCGCGACGGCCTCCACTTCATGCAGGACGGAGTGGACACCTGGCCTCTGATCAGCTCGTGGCTTCGCCATCTTGCCGTCATGCACAGAGTGCTGGGCAATGATGCCGGTGCCGCGAGCCCCAGCGTGGGCGGCACCTCGGTTCCTCCCACAGCGGTGCCCGCCGACCAGGCTTCCGTTAAGGATGAGGCCGCGTCCAACCCCGACACCAACCCGGACGCCATGGACTATGATCAGTCTTCcaacgccgcggcgcccCAGGCCCCGCTCAACAACCACACCGCCTCCGTCAGCGAAAGTGGACGTGACAGCGGACGCGATAGCGAgccgcccgcccctcccccccgtcgCTCCGGCGTTACGACTATCAACGGGGGCTCTGGCGGAGTCGGCACTCCCGCTTCGGCaagccctcctccccctcagcagcaggccgagatcAAGCAGTCCACCGAGATGCTGCCGCAGCCGCCCATTGGCAACGGCGTTCAGTCTTCGGAGCCGGCTGCTTCTGTGCCCCAAGACATGACGGCCAGTGAGCTGTGCTCCGCGTTTGAGCGACAGCTCCTCGAACTggacgaccttgccgccTTCATGGGCGGTGGCGTTTGA
- a CDS encoding Putative zn(2)Cys(6) fungal-type DNA-binding domain-containing protein encodes MPTGIETRDSGSAAHSASSEAGIAAPYGRACTNCSRAKCKCILRPVGGACERCHRLSKTCQPSNPIRRRSKKPPSSRTAQLEEKLDGLVTLLRQSGRPDLPADLGVDFNIPGVIPSSSSTATTKAVREPSSDMRRSSEFFSASSHGDGGGGNDRTRADSLPTPTQTASPEGPGYGDELPSPDEAEALFEAFRGQNLKYFPFLNFRATMTAQELRAERPFLWICIMTVASRVSSQQLALGQRVRQIVSQKLVVENERSIDYLLGLLVILGWANHQLGNKPFMCLFCQIAIGLIFDLGISRDPLDGLNPFLCWKAAQERATQEKTGMVCPTLYVKSQMPRTMEQRRAVVAGYLVTSAVASFLGKMDPLRWTSHMDECLQILDEQPESPSDRSLAALVKMQLLKDEAGKLSSRSDAMLEAMDGPKTPMAMYVKVLQTQLQRIIQSLPSELQSTDSIIAQLHCTELAIQETALSTKTGACVPANLPDVARLDIFYACLHAVKAWFDHFFTLPPAAYFSIPFLCFAQLSHCTVALYRLSVLEDPVWDRASVRSTIDLIATLDEVGDRFGRVCAEVGLDVDVEDGNAFTKAVKTIKGLRSTWEAAMAPLAKADPAAAASGVSGAGPGMLTAGGVPMPAGLGEVEMGQLGLELMDNRWFTDIFTPFDF; translated from the exons ATGCCGACCGGGATTGAAACCCGCGACTCGGGGTCGGCGGCCCATTCGGCCAGCagcgaggccggcatcgccgcgcCGTACGGGCGGGCGTGTACCAACTGCTCCCGGGCCAAATGCAAATGCATCCTCCGCCCTGTCGGCGGGGCGTGCGAGCGCTGCCACCGCCTCAGCAAGACGTGTCAGCCGAGTAACCCGATCCGCAGGCGCTCCAAGAAGCCGCCTTCCAGCAGGACGGCCCAGCTGGAAGAGAagctcgatggcctcgtcaCGTTGCTGCGCCAATCGGGCCGTCCGGATCTCCctgccgacctcggcgtcgacttCAACATTCCCGGCGTCAtcccctcgtcatcatcgacggcgacgacgaaggcggtCAGGGAGCCATCTTCGGACATGCGCCGCAGCAGTGAGTTCTTTTCGGCATCGTCCcacggagacggcggcggcggcaacgatcGCACGAGAGCGGACTCGTTGCCAACGCCGACGCAGACCGCGAGCCCCGAGGGGCCGGGGTACGGTGACGAGCTGCCGTCTCCggacgaggcggaggcgCTGTTCGAGGCCTTCCGGGGCCAGAACCTGAAGTATTTCCCCTTTCTGAATTTCAGGGCCACCATGACGGCGCAGGAGCTCCGGGCCGAGCGGCCGTTCCTGTGGATCTGCATCATGACGGTTGCGTCAAGGGTGTCGAGCCAGCAGCTCGCGCTGGGCCAGCGGGTGCGGCAGATTGTGAGCCAAAAGCTGGTCGTCGAGAACGAGCGGAGCATCGATTACCTGCTCGGACTGTTGGTTATTCTGGGATG GGCGAACCACCAGCTTGGTAATAAGCCTTTCATGTGTCTGTTTTGCCAGATTGCCATCGGGCTCATCTTTGACTTGGGCATATCCCGCGATCCCCTGGATGGTCTGAACCCCTTTCTATGTTGGAAGGCCGCTCAGGAGAGGGCCACCCAGGAGAAAACCGGGATGGTCTGCCCGACTCTCTACGTCAAGTCGCAGATGCCGCGGACAATGGAGCAAAGGAGGGCGGTCGTTGCGGGCTACCTGGTCACCTCGGC CGTCGCAAGTTTCCTGGGAAAGATGGACCCCCTACGCTGGACGTCGCACATGGACGAGTGTCTCCAGATCCTCGACGAACAGCCAGAAAGCCCCTCGGACCGTAGTCTCGCCGCGCTCGTCAAGATGCAGCTGctcaaggacgaggccggcaagctGTCATCTCGTTCCGACGCGATGCTGGAGGCTATGGACGGCCCAAAGACACCGATGGCCATGTACGTCAAGGTACTGCAGACTCAGCTGCAGCGCATCATCCAGAGTCTGCCCTCGGAGCTGCAAAGCACAG ACAGCATCATCGCCCAACTCCACTGCACGGAGCTCGCCATCCAAGAGACGGCCCTCTCGACAAAGACGGGCGCCTGCGTTCCCGCCAACCTGCCcgacgtcgcccgcctcgacATCTTCTACGCATGCCTgcacgccgtcaaggcctgGTTCGACCACTTTTTCACCCTTCCGCCAGCGGCCTACTTCTCGATCCCTTTCCTCTGCTTCGCGCAGCTGAGCCACTGCACCGTCGCGCTGTACCGCCTCTCGGTGCTCGAAGACCCGGTTTGGGACCGCGCGAGTGTGCGCTCCACCATCGACCTCATTGCGacgctcgacgaggtcggcgaccgCTTCGGCCGGGTGTGCGCCGAGGTggggctcgacgtcgacgtcgaggacggcaatgccttcaccaaggccgtcaagacGATCAAGGGTCTCAGGAGCACGTGGGAGGCGGCTATGGCGCCGTTGGCGAAAGCGgatccggcggcggcggcaagtGGCGTCTCCGGCGCGGGTCCGGGGATGCTCACGGCCGGAGGGGTGCCGATGCCGGCCGGGTTAggggaggtcgagatgggaCAATTGGGGTTGGAATTGATGGACAATCGGTGGTTTACCGACATCTTCACGCCGTTTGATTTTTGA
- a CDS encoding Putative amino acid/polyamine transporter I translates to MVFSRLFPGGDKSGGAETAVRADPEASDSEPSIIHDGDLAYTRVKGGNGSKPSYQEAVGAPVESSSPLGYHVNWIAIIFLNINMMVGTGVFSTPASILNRTGSIGLALMYWVIGFLMASAGFSVYLELASYFPSRSGSEVVYLEQAYPRPKHFFPVAFAVQSVILSFSSSNAVVLSRYLWRIAGTTPSEWQMRGVAIAAYTLAVICVIAHNRYSLWLVNIIGVLKLTTLVFISIAGLVVLGGNVSHIPDPQANFRNAFEGTTSNGNDLSGALVSIVFSYAGYYNAFNMTNEIKNPIPTLKKNGVISLGIVAVLYMLCNIAYFAAVPKAEFAKASEIAAAVFFSKLFVGSSAAANVLNFLVLLSAFGNLLAVLIGSSRMIREIGRQGVLPFTNFWVSTKPFGTPLGPYLLKWTMTFIMIIAPPAGDAFSFVVDLASYPSAIFNFAMTLGVFIIRRRRQRSGIGRSEFRAWDIVVAFFLAIQVFILAMPWWPPKGGPYAGSVSFWYATYCVVGIGIIILCILYYIVWMYVLPRWLNYEIRTEIVAVDDNGANTQRLVRVPKADVAQWDEEHDEAGNLRRRRVTTELESSNSNEKGGF, encoded by the exons ATGGTCTTCTCAAGGCTCTTCCCGGGCGGCGACAAGtcgggcggcgccgagaccgccgtccgcgccgaCCCCGAGGCCAGCGACTCGGAgccctccatcatccacgacggcgacctcgcctACACGAGGGTcaagggcggcaacggcTCCAAGCCGTCGTACcaggaggccgtcggcgccccaGTCGAGTCCTCCTCGCCCCTGGGCTACCACGTCAACTGgatcgccatcatcttcctTAACATCAACATGATGGTCGGCACCGGTGTCTTTTCCACTC CCGCCAGTATTCTCAACAGGACCGGCTCTATCGGTCTCGCCCTCATGTACTGGGTCATCGGCTTcctcatggcctcggccggtTTCAGCGTCTACCTCGAGCTGGCCAGTTACTTCCCCAGCCGCAGCGGTTCCGAGGTCGTCTACCTCGAGCAGGCCTACCCGCGCCCGAAGCACTTCTTCCCCGTGGCCTTTGCCGTCCAGTCTGTCATTCTGTCCTTTAGCAGCAGTAACGCCGTCG TCCTGTCCAGATATCTCTGGAGAATCGCGGGTACCACCCCTTCAGAGTGGCAGATGcgcggcgtcgccatcgcgGCTTACACGCTCGCCGTCATCTGCGTCATCGCGCACAACCGATACTCTCTGTGGCTCGTCAACATCATCGGCGTCTTGAAGCTGACCACTCTGGTCTT CATCagcatcgccggcctcgtcgtcctcggcggcaacgtcagcCATATCCCCGACCCCCAGGCCAACTTCCGCAACGCCTTTGAGGGCACCACCTCCAACGGCAACGACCTCTCGGGCGCCCTCGTCAGCATCGTCTTCTCCTACGCCGGCTACTACAACGCCTTCAACATGACCAACGAGATCAAGAACCCGATCCCGACCCTCAAGAAGAACGGTGTCATctccctcggcatcgtcgccgtcctctaCATGCTCTGCAACATCGCCTACTTCGCCGCCGTGCCCAAGGCCGAGTTCGCCAAGGCCAgcgagatcgccgccgccgtcttcttctccaagctcttcgtcggcagcagcgccgccgccaacgtcctcaacttcctcgtcctgctgAGCGCCTTTGGCAACCTGCTGGCCGTGCTGATCGGGTCCTCGCGCATGATCCGCGAGATTGGCCG ACAAGGCGTGCTCCCCTTTACCAACTTCTGGGTCTCGACCAAGCCCTTCGGCACGCCCCTGGGCCCCTACCTGCTCAAGTGGACCATGACCTTCATCATGATCATTGCGCCCCCCGCCGGCGATGCCTTTTCCTTCG TCGTCGACCTGGCTAGCTACCCCAGCGCCATCTTCAACTTCGCCATGACCTTGGGTGTCTTCatcatccgccgccgccgccagcgtTCCGGCATCGGCCGCTCCGAGTTCCGCGCCTGGGACATtgtcgtcgccttcttcctcgccatccaggTCTTCATCCTTGCCATGCCCTGGTGGCCGCCCAAGGGCGGTCCCTACGCCGGCAGCGTCAGCTTCTGGTACGCGACCTActgcgtcgtcggcatcggcat CATCATTCTTTGCATCCTCTACTACATCGTCTGGATGTACGTCCTCCCCCGCTGGCTTAACTACGAGATCCGCACCGAgatcgtcgccgtcgacgacaacggcgccaACACGCAACGCCTCGTCCGGGTCCCCAAGGCCGACGTCGCGCAGTGGGACGAGGAgcacgacgaggccggcaacctgcggcggcgacgcgtCACCACCGAGCTCGAGTCCAGCAACTCGAACGAGAAGGGCGGGTTCTGA